A genomic region of Podarcis raffonei isolate rPodRaf1 chromosome 13, rPodRaf1.pri, whole genome shotgun sequence contains the following coding sequences:
- the THAP7 gene encoding THAP domain-containing protein 7 isoform X1: MPRHCSATGCCTRDTPETRNRGISFHRLPKDNPRRAMWLENCRRKDMSGQGLWDPASKYVYFCSKHFEKSCFELVGTSGYHRLKEGAVPTIFELHAKLRQKSKLGNSKLAKRQQKQSCSPCLEEESSPLCMDISCFPAQELPSPGAAPTSGEPRSQPDLPGPESESLATLSDIPLEQSPAATGQEEASPSPALPEPVGDSSHPVSLSLYMLRLPPPAGAYIQNEHSYQVGSALLWKRRAEAALDALGKAQRQLQACRRREQRLRLRICELQRERRPHSAEAHRRLKEHLQVFELQLLNDLE, from the exons ATGCCCCGCCACTGTTCTGCCACTGGCTGCTGCACCCGTGACACTCCTGAGACACGCAACCGAGGCATTTCCTTCCATCG ACTTCCAAAGGACAACCCCCGGCGAGCGATGTGGTTGGAGAATTGTCGGAGGAAGGACATGAGCGGCCAGGGTCTTTGGGACCCTGCTTCCAAGTATGTTTACTTTTGCTCCAAGCACTTTGAGAAGAGTTGCTTCGAACTGGTGGGCACCAG TGGCTACCATCGGCTCAAAGAGGGTGCTGTTCCCACAATATTTGAACTTCACGCCAAACTGCGCCAAAAATCAAAGCTAGGCAACTCAAAACTTGCGAAACGTCAGCAGAAGCAGAG CTGCAGCCCTTGCCTGGAGGAGGAGTCGAGTCCTTTGTGCATGGACATCTCCTGCTTCCCTGCACAAGAGCTGCCAAGCCCTGGGGCTGCTCCCACCAGCGGCGAGCCTCGAAGCCAGCCTGACCTCCCGGGGCCGGAGTCAGAGAGTCTGGCCACCCTGTCAGACATTCCCCTGGAACAGTCCCCCGCTGCTACTGGCCAGGAAGAAGCTTCTCCTTCTCCCGCCCTCCCGGAGCCAGTGGGGGATTCATCCCACCccgtttccctctctctctacatGTTGCGCCTGCCTCCCCCAGCTGGGGCTTACATCCAGAACGAGCACAGCTACCAGGTAGGCAGTGCCTTGCTGTGGAAGCGGCGAGCAGAGGCGGCCCTCGATGCTCTGGGGAAGGCGCAGCGGCAGCTCCAGGCCTGCCGGCGCCGAGAACAGCGACTCCGCCTTCGGATCTGCGAGCTTCAGCGCGAGCGGCGGCCGCACAGCGCCGAGGCACATCGACGGCTCAAGGAGCACCTGCAGGTCTTTGAACTGCAGCTCCTCAATGACCTTGAGTAA
- the LOC128399692 gene encoding E3 ubiquitin-protein ligase TRIM39-like, producing MSNSVCCKLVDYLDELTEEEFKRFKMHLEDYPLEQGYKPIRHCKTEKADLTEIARLMVRAYEEAKALQMTVNILDRINRKDLSAKVKQEMSAFFLQPTKAVASTREEKRKREERLLSSITDKFCGTQKKVEVTLDPKTAFPTLILSEDRKSVYLGRQAQVLPDNPERFNFSPCVLGAEGITSGTMEWVVEVGKAKAWAIGAVRESIGRKWYQCIRVTEGFWALQLTEGEYMASTSPSTVLPLWKSPRRIKILLEYDFEILSFYDADSMELIYTFNYPFSERMFPFFQVWDTEIPLKIS from the exons ATGTCCAACAGTGTCTGCTGCAAATTGGTGGACTACTTGGACGAGCTCacagaggaggaattcaagagaTTTAAGATGCACCTCGAAGACTACCCACTGGAGCAAGGCTACAAGCCAATCCGGCACTGTAAGACTGAGAAGGCCGACCTCACTGAAATAGCACGGCTCATGGTCAGGGCCTATGAGGAGGCGAAAGCATTGCAGATGACAGTCAACATCCTCGACcgaataaatagaaaggatctgTCGGCAAAAGTCAAACAAGAGATGTCAGCAT tttttcTGCAGCCTACGAAAGCAGTGGCCTCGAccagggaagaaaaaagaaaacgggAAGAAAGGTTGCTGTCCAGTATCACTGACAAGTTTTGCGGGACTCAAAAGAAAG TGGAAGTCACACTGGATCCCAAGACAGCCTTCCCTACCCTCATCCTTTCTGAAGATCGGAAAAGTGTGTACCTGGGCAGGCAGGCCCAGGTTCTTCCTGACAACCCTGAGCGCTTCAATTTTTCGCCATGTGTCCTTGGAGCAGAAGGCATCACCTCTGGGACTATGGAATGGGTGGTAGAGGTGGGCAAGGCCAAAGCATGGGCCATCGGGGCAGTCCGGGAATCCATAGGGAGAAAATGGTACCAATGCATCAGAGTTACTGAGGGGTTTTGGGCACTGCAGCTGACTGAGGGAGAATACATGGCCTCTACCTCTCCTTCCACTGTCCTTCCACTGTGGAAATCCCCGCGACGGATCAAGATACTCCTGGAGTACGATTTTGAAATCCTCTCCTTTTATGACGCCGACTCCATGGAACTTATCTATACTTTCAACTATCCTTTCTCTGAGAGGATGTTTCCCTTTTTCCAGGTCTGGGATACTGAGATCCCCCTGAAAATCTCATAA
- the THAP7 gene encoding THAP domain-containing protein 7 isoform X2, translating to MPRHCSATGCCTRDTPETRNRGISFHRLPKDNPRRAMWLENCRRKDMSGQGLWDPASNGYHRLKEGAVPTIFELHAKLRQKSKLGNSKLAKRQQKQSCSPCLEEESSPLCMDISCFPAQELPSPGAAPTSGEPRSQPDLPGPESESLATLSDIPLEQSPAATGQEEASPSPALPEPVGDSSHPVSLSLYMLRLPPPAGAYIQNEHSYQVGSALLWKRRAEAALDALGKAQRQLQACRRREQRLRLRICELQRERRPHSAEAHRRLKEHLQVFELQLLNDLE from the exons ATGCCCCGCCACTGTTCTGCCACTGGCTGCTGCACCCGTGACACTCCTGAGACACGCAACCGAGGCATTTCCTTCCATCG ACTTCCAAAGGACAACCCCCGGCGAGCGATGTGGTTGGAGAATTGTCGGAGGAAGGACATGAGCGGCCAGGGTCTTTGGGACCCTGCTTCCAA TGGCTACCATCGGCTCAAAGAGGGTGCTGTTCCCACAATATTTGAACTTCACGCCAAACTGCGCCAAAAATCAAAGCTAGGCAACTCAAAACTTGCGAAACGTCAGCAGAAGCAGAG CTGCAGCCCTTGCCTGGAGGAGGAGTCGAGTCCTTTGTGCATGGACATCTCCTGCTTCCCTGCACAAGAGCTGCCAAGCCCTGGGGCTGCTCCCACCAGCGGCGAGCCTCGAAGCCAGCCTGACCTCCCGGGGCCGGAGTCAGAGAGTCTGGCCACCCTGTCAGACATTCCCCTGGAACAGTCCCCCGCTGCTACTGGCCAGGAAGAAGCTTCTCCTTCTCCCGCCCTCCCGGAGCCAGTGGGGGATTCATCCCACCccgtttccctctctctctacatGTTGCGCCTGCCTCCCCCAGCTGGGGCTTACATCCAGAACGAGCACAGCTACCAGGTAGGCAGTGCCTTGCTGTGGAAGCGGCGAGCAGAGGCGGCCCTCGATGCTCTGGGGAAGGCGCAGCGGCAGCTCCAGGCCTGCCGGCGCCGAGAACAGCGACTCCGCCTTCGGATCTGCGAGCTTCAGCGCGAGCGGCGGCCGCACAGCGCCGAGGCACATCGACGGCTCAAGGAGCACCTGCAGGTCTTTGAACTGCAGCTCCTCAATGACCTTGAGTAA